The nucleotide sequence TGGTGGACGTCAGTCTGCGGCCGTCGAGCCAGGCGGTCCAGCCGGGATCCGCCCGCTCGGCGAGCACGAGCAGCCGGCCTTCAGGTCCTTTGGGGACCTCGGCCTGGGCGCCGGTCAGATCCGAGCGGACCAGCCCGATGGTGGCACCCTTGCTGTCGACGATGCGCACTCGGTGGGCGACGTCGGCGGGCTGCAGGACGGCGTCGTTCAGCGGTGTCACCCGCCAGAGCCAGCCGGAGTCAGTGGGCCCGACGGCCGTCAGCCCGGGAACAGCGTCCATCCGGCTGGCGGTCAGCTGAGCCGCCGTGTCCGCGGCGCGCAGGACGATGAATCCGACGCCGAGCCGCTCCAGTTCGGGCCGCGGGTCGACGCCGCGGGCAGCCACCAGCGTGGCCACGCTGGTGCGCAGCGCAGCGGTGACCTCGTCGTCGTCGCGGACCGCTTCCTGCCCGGGTGTGCCCAGGATGTCCCGGGCCGCCGCGATGGCTGAGAGGCTGTCCAGTGTGGTGCCGCGTCCGCGCATGAGGGTGGCGCTGTAGGTTCCGTCCTCGCCGGTGCTGATCAGCAGTGTCCGGGTCTGCTCCGGCCCCTCGCCGCGGTCCACCGCGGTGGCGGGCAGCACCCGCGGGTCCGTGGGACCCACGAGCCGTGGCGTTCCGAGGTGGGCGGTGCCGGCCTGCACCGTGGCATCGGCCGGCTGCACCACGTTCTGCGCGGTCCATGCCGCCAGCCCGGCCAGCGGTCCGGCGAGCAGGAGCACCAGGACCAGCACCGCAGTGACGCGGGCCGCGGTAGCGCCACGCGTTCCCCGGGCACGGAGTTGGCTGTCCGGACCGGAGCCGGCAAGCGTCAGCAGGCCGTCGCCTCCGATGACCGCTGCCGCGAGCAGCGCGAAAACGGCGGCGGAGACGGTCGGACCGGTGAACGGCACCACGAGGGCCTGCGCGCCGGCGCCGGTGGCGACATGGGCTGCCAGCCAGCCGCCGGCCAGCGCCAGCAGCGCCACGGCCCAGAGGACCCGGGCCACACGGCCCCGGCGGTCCGGGTGGACCCGGAGCGGAACGAAGAGCGCGGCAACAGCCAGCGCAAGCAGCGGCACCCCTACCAGGAGGGCCAGCAGGAGCGCCCACGGGACGGAGCCGCCAGAAAAGAACGCCAGCCCGGAAAGCCCGCCGGCGGGGTCGAAACTGAGCGGCTGGCCCAGGATCTGCTGCCACACCGGGGCGGCCTCGAAAGGCAGAGGCAGCCCGGGGTCAGCAAGCAGCGCCCTGGGCCGGTCCAGGGTGGACAGGGCAAACGGGACGAACAGTGCAGCACTCGGCAGCAGCGCCCACCAGAGCGTGCGTCCGCGTTTCCGGAGCAGCAGGCTCAGGAGGATGATGACGGCGGCGGCCGGCAGCAGGAGCGACGGTGCGGCGGCGGTGATGACCGCCAGCGCCAGCCCCGCAGCTGCGGCTGCCGTCCAGGACGGCGTGCCGTTGACCCCGGGCTTGGCCGGTGGCTGGTCAGCGAGGCTGCCGGCCGGCACCGGGGCGAAGCGGCCGCGTCCGACGGCGGAGCCGGTGGCCCGCAGCAGCGCGAGGACCAGCAGCGGCGTCATGAGGTGGACCAGCACCGCTCCGACGCGCCCCTGGTTGACGGCCACCTGCAGGGCCGGCGCCGCCGCCCAGACCAGCGCAGCGGCCAGCCGGAAGCGGCGGTAGGAGGTCAGGGCTCCGGAAGCGAACCAGGCAGTCAGTCCGGAGAGCGGCATGGCCAGCAGGAGCAGCCAGACGACGGCGCCGTTCGCGTTGCCGCCGCCCAGCAGGCCAAGGATCCACAGGACGTAGTCGAACGGGTCGCCGTGGCCGGGAAGTCCTGCGCCCAGTCCGATCCACCAGCTGGAGGCGTGGTGCCAGATGTCCTCCAACCGGGCAGAGACCGGCAGGAGCGCCCCGCCTCCAGCGGCGTCTGCCTGGAAAAGCGCGGCCAGGCCGGCGAAGGACGCCGCGGCGGCAATGATCACGGCGGCGACGGCCCCGTTGCCTACCCAGCCCCGCTCGCTCGTGGACAGGGCTGCAAAGTCGTCCGTCGAGTCGCCGCTGGGTTGTTGCTCCAGCGGGTCATTGCTGTCCTCGGTGGCCCGGGCGTCGTCCGCGCCGAGGGCTTCCATCAGGGAGCGCCGGTGGCCCCAGACTTCGCGCCGTTCGGTCTGCAGCGCCTTGACCACGGAGCGCCGGACACGGCGGGTGCGGCCAGCGTTGCGCCGCCCGCGGGCGAGGGCGGCGGGCCTGGCGAGGGCAGCGGCGGTGGCCAGGAGCTGCGAAAAGCCGTACCCGGGGTCCTTCACGGCGATGCTGAAGACCAGCCGGAGGAGGCTCCCAAGGAGCGCGCCCACAGCGTGCAGCGGCAGCGCCCAGAGCGGGGCGTGCTTGAGCCGCAGGTGCACCTGTGCCCGGCGCGCGGCGGAGGCGGTGCCAAGGGCGTGCGGCCGGTGCGAGACGTGGAACATTTTCGCGCTGGGAACCACCACCACGCGGTGCCCGGCCAGCCGGTTCCGCCAGCAGAAGTCGACGTCGTCGCCCGTGCCGGGAAGCGCCGGGTCAAAGCCTTTGAGATGTTCCCAGATATCCCGCCTGACCAGCATGCCGGCGGAGTTGACCGCGAACGTGTCGGAACGCCCGTCGTACTGCCCCTGGTCGAGTTCGTCCGCCTCGATCAGCGTGAGCCGCTCGGCCCAGCGGCTGGTGGAAAGCCCGACGTCGATCAGGCGCCGTTTGGCGTTCCAGTCCAGTTGCTTGCAGCCGGCAACCGTGACGGAGGGGGCACGCTCCACAGCGTGCAGCAGTTCGGCAAGGGCCTCGGGCGCTGGCGCCGCGTCATCGTGCAGCAGCCAGATCCATTCGGACCGGTCGCGCGTGCCCTGCGGTTTCCATGGGGCCAGGGCGGCCAGACCGGCCCGCACGGCGGTACCCATCCCCGCCCTGCCGGTATCGGCGGTGGTGACGTTGGCATCGCCGAGGGCGCGCTGCAGGAGCGCAGCCGAAGTGTCCTGTGAGCCGGTATCCACCCCGATCACGGTGTCCGCCGGCCGGGTCTGCGAGGCCAGCGCTGTAAGAGTCCTGGGCAAATAAGCACTGCCGTTGTGGGCTACCACAACGGCAGTGACATGTACTTCCTGAAGAATTAGACCGCTCGCTTCCTCAGCCGTCGGCGCTCACGCTCGGAGAGGCCACCCCAAATCCCGAACCGTTCGTCATTCGACAATGCATACTCCAGGCACTGCGACCGTACGCTGCATGCTCCGCAGACTTTCTTGGCGTCCCTGGTGGAACCGCCCTTTTCCGGAAAGAAGGCCTCCGGATCGGTCTGGGCGCACAGGGCATCGGTCTGCCACCCGAGCTCGCCTTCGTCGTCGAAATCCTGTCCCAGCGGCAATCCAATCCACACTGGCTGGGCCAGCGTGGTGGGCTCCGGGTTCCGGATCTCCATGGGGGGATCGAGATCGTCCTCGTCCTGCTCCGGCCGCCCGGCCAGGAGGGACTCATTCTGGAGCGCCTCGTGTTGGGCGAGGAAGGCCGTGGCCTGATCCTGCAAAGAGGCAGACGTGCCCACGTTGTACCGCTCTGCGGCGTCCGGGTCGGCCGGATCCACGTACCAGTCACTGGGCACCCCCCGAGACCGGTACTTTGCTGTGGCCTGGCCGGCCACTACAGCATCATCAATACGCTCCGCTTGCCCCATGGCGTCCCCTCCTGAGTAGTGCGGCCCCCGGCCCGACGATCAGGAGACTACTTGGTGTTCCTGAGTGTTCGCCGCGGCTTTTCAATACCTAATTACACGTGTGTAAGTAGTGGGGAGTCAAGCCGCGACGGAATAATAATCA is from Arthrobacter sp. QXT-31 and encodes:
- a CDS encoding WhiB family transcriptional regulator — protein: MGQAERIDDAVVAGQATAKYRSRGVPSDWYVDPADPDAAERYNVGTSASLQDQATAFLAQHEALQNESLLAGRPEQDEDDLDPPMEIRNPEPTTLAQPVWIGLPLGQDFDDEGELGWQTDALCAQTDPEAFFPEKGGSTRDAKKVCGACSVRSQCLEYALSNDERFGIWGGLSERERRRLRKRAV
- a CDS encoding glycosyltransferase family 2 protein produces the protein MVAHNGSAYLPRTLTALASQTRPADTVIGVDTGSQDTSAALLQRALGDANVTTADTGRAGMGTAVRAGLAALAPWKPQGTRDRSEWIWLLHDDAAPAPEALAELLHAVERAPSVTVAGCKQLDWNAKRRLIDVGLSTSRWAERLTLIEADELDQGQYDGRSDTFAVNSAGMLVRRDIWEHLKGFDPALPGTGDDVDFCWRNRLAGHRVVVVPSAKMFHVSHRPHALGTASAARRAQVHLRLKHAPLWALPLHAVGALLGSLLRLVFSIAVKDPGYGFSQLLATAAALARPAALARGRRNAGRTRRVRRSVVKALQTERREVWGHRRSLMEALGADDARATEDSNDPLEQQPSGDSTDDFAALSTSERGWVGNGAVAAVIIAAAASFAGLAALFQADAAGGGALLPVSARLEDIWHHASSWWIGLGAGLPGHGDPFDYVLWILGLLGGGNANGAVVWLLLLAMPLSGLTAWFASGALTSYRRFRLAAALVWAAAPALQVAVNQGRVGAVLVHLMTPLLVLALLRATGSAVGRGRFAPVPAGSLADQPPAKPGVNGTPSWTAAAAAGLALAVITAAAPSLLLPAAAVIILLSLLLRKRGRTLWWALLPSAALFVPFALSTLDRPRALLADPGLPLPFEAAPVWQQILGQPLSFDPAGGLSGLAFFSGGSVPWALLLALLVGVPLLALAVAALFVPLRVHPDRRGRVARVLWAVALLALAGGWLAAHVATGAGAQALVVPFTGPTVSAAVFALLAAAVIGGDGLLTLAGSGPDSQLRARGTRGATAARVTAVLVLVLLLAGPLAGLAAWTAQNVVQPADATVQAGTAHLGTPRLVGPTDPRVLPATAVDRGEGPEQTRTLLISTGEDGTYSATLMRGRGTTLDSLSAIAAARDILGTPGQEAVRDDDEVTAALRTSVATLVAARGVDPRPELERLGVGFIVLRAADTAAQLTASRMDAVPGLTAVGPTDSGWLWRVTPLNDAVLQPADVAHRVRIVDSKGATIGLVRSDLTGAQAEVPKGPEGRLLVLAERADPGWTAWLDGRRLTSTTSGWSQAFTLPPQAGQVTVRYESPWALWSGILQAAVIGLTVLLALPMPARRPNTGLSRDEGALRKEYQNA